A genomic window from Elaeis guineensis isolate ETL-2024a chromosome 3, EG11, whole genome shotgun sequence includes:
- the LOC105040916 gene encoding uncharacterized protein — MGCASSKRVEAAVAADVYRPPPTSISIFDVSAIQEPWLITTITEEDPKQQQQEKKTITPLPLPILEKIESYEFSPHSWSEVSKALEDLKPSLHQPPPLPSKTNRPQLPPPSSDRKSPPQKTSSLHTLEELAAQLSSSTNKKNPPFSPPRSLSPPRPPSLELAGFKPVKENSFIIRDRQERESKKASGDLTATARWRRRRDPLEGYPERCPSGNGDGVVLYTTTLHGVRRTFEDCEWVRRAVEVHAVEVGVVVEERDVSLHGDYLKEVRELVGEGAAVPRLFIRGRYVGGVKEVAELGETGKLREMLCWMAARGERGRGGWRECKGCGGARFVPCLECNGSCKVVAEDGKGVLRCGKCNENGLMLCPLCH; from the coding sequence ATGGGATGTGCGAGCTCGAAGCGCGTGGAAGCGGCGGTCGCGGCAGACGTCTACCGCCCTCCACCCACCAGCATCTCCATTTTCGATGTCAGCGCCATCCAAGAGCCCTGGCTTATCACCACCATAACAGAAGAAGACCCCAAGCAGCAgcagcaagagaagaagaccatCACGCCCCTGCCCCTTCCTATCCTTGAGAAAATCGAATCCTACGAGTTCTCTCCACACTCTTGGTCCGAGGTCAGCAAAGCCTTAGAAGACCTCAAGCCCTCTCTTCACCAACCTCCTCCTCTCCCTTCTAAAACCAATCGCCCTCAACTCCCCCCTCCCTCCTCTGATCGCAAGAGTCCTCCCCAGAAGACCAGCTCCCTCCACACCCTCGAAGAGCTCGCCGCCCAGCTTTCCTCCTCAACCAACAAAAAGAATCCACCCTTCTCCCCTCCTCGATCCCTGTCGCCACCCCGTCCGCCCTCGCTTGAGCTTGCGGGCTTCAAGCCGGTGAAGGAGAACAGCTTCATAATTCGCGACCGTCAGGAGAGGGAGAGCAAGAAGGCCAGTGGCGATCTCACCGCCACTGCCCGGTGGCGGCGGCGGCGAGACCCTTTGGAGGGCTATCCTGAACGCTGCCCGTCGGGGAATGGCGACGGCGTGGTTCTTTACACGACGACGCTGCATGGGGTGCGGCGGACGTTCGAGGACTGCGAGTGGGTGCGGCGGGCGGTGGAGGTGCATGCGGTGGAGGTTGGGGTGGTGGTGGAGGAACGCGACGTGTCGCTTCACGGAGATTACTTGAAGGAGGTGAGGGAGCTGGTCGGCGAGGGGGCGGCGGTGCCGAGGTTGTTCATAAGGGGGAGGTACGTAGGAGGGGTGAAGGAGGTGGCGGAGCTTGGGGAGACCGGGAAGCTGAGGGAGATGCTATGTTGGATGGCGGCGAGAGGGGAGAGGGGGAGAGGAGGGTGGAGGGAGTGCAAGGGATGCGGCGGGGCGAGGTTCGTGCCGTGCTTGGAGTGCAATGGGAGCTGCAAGGTGGTGGCGGAGGACGGAAAGGGGGTGCTGAGGTGCGGCAAGTGCAACGAGAATGGACTGATGTTGTGCCCACTTTGTCATTAG